Within Atribacterota bacterium, the genomic segment TGGAGGGCAGTCTGGCCGCTTAGGAGGGAATGGACGATCTCCTCTTTCTGTTCTTTGGTGTATTGTCTTTTTTTAAGCCCCATTGCCACTTAACTCCTTTCTCTTCTTTCCTGACTATTTCATTATACCGGAAGTCTTATTTTTTCAGAAATGTGTCCAGTGGTTGGGGTGCAGTCTACCAAACTGGCCAGCCGCTTTCTCGGAGAAATCGGTGATATCAGTCGTTTTCCTTCTGAAAAACAATTAGCCATTTATTGCGGTATCGCTTGTGTTAACAATGCTTCCGGTAAAAGCAATAAGACCAATGCAGTATATAAGGCCAACAGGATTGCCAAACAGGCTTTGGTTATGATGGCCGGCTGCAGTATTAGAGTTAACCCCCAGTGCCGGGATTATTATCTTAAAAAAAGAAAAGAAGGAAAGGCCCATAATCATGCCCTGCGCTGCCTGGCCAGGCAGATGATTAAAGTCATTTACCGAATGCTAACCGAAGACAGAGATTATCAAATAAAAAAAGAAGATTTGCAAGCGGCATAAAAAGTTTAGAGAATATCTTGATTTTTCAGATGGGAAGTTCAGGC encodes:
- a CDS encoding transposase, encoding MVGVQSTKLASRFLGEIGDISRFPSEKQLAIYCGIACVNNASGKSNKTNAVYKANRIAKQALVMMAGCSIRVNPQCRDYYLKKRKEGKAHNHALRCLARQMIKVIYRMLTEDRDYQIKKEDLQAA